One genomic window of Vibrio ziniensis includes the following:
- the purD gene encoding phosphoribosylamine--glycine ligase: protein MNVLIIGSGGREHALGWKVAQNPNVNNIFIAPGNAGTALEPKLQNVTIQVEDVAGLVAFAQQNAIDLTIVGPEAPLVIGVVDAFRTAGLPIFGPTQAAAQLEGSKAFTKDFLARHNIPTASYANFTEIEPALAYVRQQGAPIVVKADGLAAGKGVIVAMTLEEAEDAIKDMLAGNAFGSAGSRVVVEEFLDGEEASFIVMVDGVNVLPMATSQDHKRVGDKDTGPNTGGMGAYSPAPVVTQEIHDRIMQEVIYPTVRGMAAEGNPYTGFLYAGLMIDAAGTPKVIEYNCRFGDPETQPIMMRMQSDLVELCLAAIDGKLDQMESKWDPRASIGIVLAAGGYPGDYNKGDVISGLPTVEVEGQKVFHAGTTEKDGNVVTNGGRVLCATALGNTVSEAQQRAYELTKQIDWNGVFYRNDIGYRAIAREQAQ, encoded by the coding sequence ATGAATGTATTGATTATTGGTTCCGGTGGTCGTGAGCATGCACTTGGTTGGAAAGTGGCTCAAAACCCTAACGTAAACAACATCTTTATCGCACCGGGCAATGCTGGTACAGCACTAGAGCCAAAGCTACAAAACGTAACGATTCAGGTTGAAGATGTCGCAGGTCTAGTGGCATTCGCACAACAAAATGCGATTGATTTAACGATTGTTGGTCCTGAAGCGCCACTGGTTATCGGTGTGGTTGATGCATTCCGTACAGCGGGTTTACCTATTTTTGGTCCAACTCAAGCTGCGGCTCAGCTGGAAGGCTCAAAAGCTTTCACTAAAGACTTCTTAGCGCGTCATAACATTCCAACAGCGTCATACGCTAACTTTACTGAAATTGAGCCAGCATTGGCTTACGTTCGTCAGCAAGGTGCACCTATCGTTGTGAAAGCAGACGGTCTTGCTGCAGGTAAAGGCGTTATCGTTGCGATGACTCTTGAGGAAGCAGAAGATGCCATCAAAGATATGCTAGCAGGCAATGCTTTTGGCAGTGCAGGCAGCCGTGTTGTGGTTGAAGAATTCCTTGATGGTGAAGAAGCAAGCTTTATCGTCATGGTTGATGGCGTAAACGTGCTACCAATGGCCACCAGCCAAGACCACAAACGTGTCGGCGACAAAGATACCGGTCCTAACACTGGCGGTATGGGTGCTTACTCTCCTGCTCCGGTTGTTACTCAAGAAATCCATGACCGCATCATGCAAGAAGTGATTTACCCAACGGTACGTGGTATGGCAGCGGAAGGTAACCCATACACTGGTTTCCTATACGCAGGTCTGATGATCGATGCAGCTGGCACGCCTAAAGTTATCGAGTACAACTGCCGCTTCGGAGATCCAGAAACTCAACCAATCATGATGCGCATGCAATCAGACTTAGTTGAGCTTTGCCTAGCTGCGATTGACGGCAAACTTGATCAAATGGAATCTAAGTGGGACCCACGCGCTTCTATTGGTATCGTATTGGCTGCGGGTGGTTACCCTGGCGATTACAACAAAGGTGATGTGATTTCTGGTCTGCCAACGGTTGAAGTTGAAGGTCAAAAAGTCTTCCATGCGGGTACAACAGAAAAAGACGGCAACGTAGTCACTAATGGTGGTCGTGTGCTTTGTGCAACAGCACTGGGTAATACAGTATCTGAAGCACAACAACGTGCTTACGAACTTACCAAGCAGATTGATTGGAACGGTGTATTCTACCGTAATGATATCGGCTACCGTGCTATTGCTCGCGAGCAAGCACAATAA